From the genome of Eucalyptus grandis isolate ANBG69807.140 chromosome 2, ASM1654582v1, whole genome shotgun sequence, one region includes:
- the LOC104422849 gene encoding putative disease resistance RPP13-like protein 1 — translation MLSIVPIVGMGGVGKTALAQRVYNDAKVNSCFEKKAWVCVSDVFHVLDITKTILQSITRSSDDDKDLDKLQVKLKDSLARKKFLVVLDDIWNEKYEKWTALLKPLTWGLSGSKIIITTRNHNVASITRASPYHLRELSFDNCISLLAFHALGVTNFESHPTFEIIGKKIAERCKGLPLAAKMLGGVLRTKSNPNEWEDTLNNKIWDLPTVENDEVLPVLKLSYVHLPSYLKRCFAYCAVFPKDYEIERDELVLLWIAEGLLDGQKANENILKLGWKHFDELVSRSFLQQSSINASKFSMHDLLNDLAKSILGGTCFSSGEYQVASNEHDVSSLEKTRYASFIPSWFVTSKCLKPYQGMKALRSLILVRDGSSGDSFSISNKVLCDLLTNLKYLRVFLLCCCDLIEVPNCVGDVKYLRYLNFSYTNIERLPKSIGALCKLQALILRGCQKLSKLPQGITKLVSLRFLDIRDT, via the coding sequence ATGCTAAGCATAGTCCCCATAGTTGGGATGGGCGGCGTTGGAAAGACAGCCTTGGCTCAACGAGTATATAATGATGCCAAAGTGAATAGTTGTTTCGAGAAGAAAGCATGGGTTTGTGTGTCAGATGTTTTCCATGTCCTTGACATAACAAAAACTATTTTGCAGTCGATCACCAGGTCGTCCGATGATGACAAAGATCTTGACAAGCTTCAAGTTAAGTTGAAGGATAGTCTAGCCaggaagaagtttcttgtggttttaGATGATATATGGAATGAGAAGTATGAAAAATGGACTGCCCTCTTAAAGCCATTGACATGGGGGCTAAGCGgaagcaagatcatcatcaCGACTCGCAACCATAATGTTGCTTCCATAACAAGAGCTTCACCGTATCATTTGAGGGAATTGTCCTTTGATAATTGTATAAGCTTATTGgcatttcatgctcttggagTAACAAATTTTGAGAGCCACCCGACCTTTGAAATAATAGGGAAGAAAATAGCTGAAAGGTGCAAAGGTTTACCTTTGGCAGCAAAGATGTTGGGCGGTGTCCTACGTACTAAAAGTAATCCTAATGAATGGGAAGATAccttaaataacaaaatatgggATCTTCCGACGGTCGAGAATGATGAGGTTCTCCCAGTTTTAAAATTGAGCTATGTCCATCTTCCTTCCTATTTGAAGAGATGTTTTGCTTATTGTGCGGTATTTCCCAAGGATTATGAAATTGAGAGGGATGAGTTGGTACTCTTATGGATAGCAGAGGGACTTTTAGATGGGCAAAAAGCAAATGAGAATATCTTGAAATTGGGATGGAAGCACTTTGATGAGTTAGTATCCAGgtcatttcttcaacaatcaagtATCAACGCATCTaagttttcaatgcatgatcttTTGAATGATCTAGCAAAGTCAATTTTGGGTGGGACTTGCTTTAGCTCAGGGGAGTATCAAGTGGCAAGTAATGAACATGATGTATCATCTCTTGAAAAAACTCGTTATGCATCATTCATCCCATCATGGTTTGTTACATCAAAATGCTTGAAACCATATCAAGGGATGAAGGCACTAAGAAGCTTAATTCTGGTGCGTGATGGATCTAGTGGGGACTCTTTCTCTATTTCCAACAAGGTGCTATGTGACTTGCTAACAAACTTGAAGTACTTGAGAGTATTCTTGTTATGTTGTTGTGACCTCATAGAGGTACCAAATTGTGTTGGTGATGTAAAATACCTTCGATATCTCAATTTCTCGTACACTAATATCGAGAGGCTACCTAAGTCAATCGGCGCCTTGTGCAAATTACAAGCTCTGATTTTAAGAGGTTGTCAAAAGCTTTCAAAGTTGCCTCAAGGTATCACAAAGTTAGTCAGCTTACGGTTTCTTGATATTAGAGATACATGA